The following is a genomic window from Oncorhynchus gorbuscha isolate QuinsamMale2020 ecotype Even-year unplaced genomic scaffold, OgorEven_v1.0 Un_scaffold_749, whole genome shotgun sequence.
tttagtctacaggctgtcatcacctacagagacactattagtatttagtctacaggctgtcatcacctacagagacactattagtatttagtctacaggctgtcatcacctacagagacactattagtatttagtctacaggctgtcatcacctacagagacactattagtatttagtctacaggctgtcatcacctacagagacactattagtatttagtcatcacctacagagacactattagtatttagtctacaggctgtcatcacctacagagacactattagtatttagtctacaggctgtatttagttacaggctgtcatcacctacagagacactattagtatttagtctacaggctgtcatcacctacagagacactattagtatttagtctacaggctgtcatcacctacagagacactattagtatttagtctacaggctgtcatcacctacagagacactattagtatttagtctacaggctgtcatcacctacagagacactattagtatttagtctacaggctgtcatcacctacagagacactattagtatttagtctacaggctgtcatcacctacagagacactattagtatttagtctacaggctgtcgttacgtcatcacctacagagacactgttagtatttagtctacaggctgtcatcacctacagagacactattagtatttagtctacaggctgtcatcacctacagagacactattagtatttagtctacaggctgtcatcacctacagagacactattagtatttagtctacaggctgtcatcacctacagagacactattagtatttagtctacaggctgtcgtTACGTcgtcacctacagagacactattagtatttagtctacaggctgtcatcacctacagagacactattagtatttagtctacaggctgtcatcacctacagagagacactattagtatttagtctacaggctgtcatcacctacagagacactattagtatttagtctacaggctgtcagagacactattagtatttagtcacctacagagacactattagtatttagtctacaggctgtcatcacctacagagacactattagtatttagtctacaggctgtcatcacctacagagacactattagtatttagtctacaggctgtcatcacctacagagacactattagtatttagtctacaggctgtcatcacctacagagacactattagtatttagtctacaggctgtcatcacctacagagacactattagtatttagtctacaggctgtcatcacctacagagacactattagtatttagtctacaggctgtcatcacctacagagacactattagtatttagtctacaggctgtcatcacctacagagacactattagtatttagtctacaggctgtcatcacctacagagacactattagtatttagtctacaggctgtcatcacctacagagacactattagtatttagtctacaggctgtcatcacctacagagacactattagtatttagtctacaggctgtcatcacctacagagacactattagtatttagtctacaggctgtcatcacctacagagacactattagtatttagtctacaggctgtcatcacctacagagagacactattagtatttagtctacaggctgtcatcacctacagagacactattagtatttagtctacaggctgtcgttacgtcatcacctacagagacactattagtatttagtctacaggctgtcatcacctacagagacactattagtatttagtctacaggctgtcatcacctacagagacactattagtatttagtctacaggctgtcatcacctacagagacactattagtatttagtctacaggctgtcatcacctacagagagacactattagtatttagtctacaggctgtcatcacctacagagagacactattagtatttagtctacaggctgtcatcacctacagagacactattagtatttagtctacaggctgtacagagacactattagtatttagtctacaggctgtcatcacctacagagacactattagtatttagtctacaggctgtcatcacctacagagacactattagtatttagtctacaggctgtcatcacctacagagacactattagtatttagtctacaggctgtcatcacctacagagacactattagtatttagtctacaggctgtcatcacctacagagacactgttagtatttagtctacaggctgtcatcacctacagagacactattagtatttagtctacaggctgtcatcacctacagagacactattagtatttagtctacaggctgtcatcacctacagagacactattagtatttagtctacaggctgtcatcacctacagagacactattagtatttagtctacaggctgtcatcacctacagagacactattagtatttagtctacaggctgtcatcacctacagagacactattagtatttagtctacaggctgtcatcacgtcatcacctacagagacactattagtatttagtctacaggctgtcatcacctacagagacactattagtatttagtctacaggctgtcatcacctacagagacactattagtatttagttacaggctgtcatcacctacagagacactattagtatttagtctacaggctgtcatcacctacagagacactattagtatttagtctacaggctgtcacgtcatcacctacagagacactattagtatttagtctacaggctgtcatcacctacagagacactattagtatttagtctacaggctgtcatcacctacagagacactattagtatttagtctacaggctgtcatcacctacagagacactattagtatttagtctacaggctgtcatcacctacagagacactattagtatttagtctacaggctgtcatcacctacagagacactattagtatttagtctacaggctgtcatcacctacagagacactattagtatttagtctacaggctgtcatcacctacagagacactattagtatttagtctacaggctgtcatcacctacagagacactattagtatttagtctacaggctgtcatcacctacagagacactattagtatttagtctacaggctgtcatcacctacagagacactattagtatttagtctacaggctgtcatcacctacagagacactattagtatttagtctacaggctgtcatcacctacagagacactattagtatttagtctacaggctgtcatcacctacagagacactattagtatttattagtatttagtctacaggctgtcgttaggcgtcatcacctacagagacactattagtatttagtctacaggctgtcatcacctacagagacactattagtatttagtctacaggctgtcatcacctacagagacactattagtatttagtctacaggctgtcatcacctacagagacactattagtatttagtctacaggctgtcatcacctacagagacactattagtatttagtctacaggctgtcatcacctacagagacactattagtatttagtctacaggctgtcatcacctacagagacactattagtatttagtctacaggctgtcaggctgtcacctacagagacactattagtatttagtctacaggctgtcatcacctacagagagacactattagtatttagtctacaggctgtcatcacctacagagacactattagtatttagtctacaggctgtcatcacctacagagacactattagtatttagtctacaggctgtcatcacctacagagacactattagtatttagtctacaggctgtcatcacctacagagacactattagtatttagtctacaggctgtcatcacctacagagacactattagtatttagtctacaggctgtcatcacctacagagacactattagtatttagtctacaggctgtcatcacctacagagacactattagtatttagtctacaggctgtcatcacctacagagacactattagtatttagtctacaggctgtcatcacctacagagacactattagtatttagtctacaggctgtcatcacctacagagtatttagtctacaggctgtcatcacctacagagacactattagtatttagtctacaggctgtcatcacctacagagacactattagtatttagtctacaggctgtcatcacctacagagacactattagtatttagtctacaggctgtcatcacctacagagacactattagtatttagtctacaggctgtcatcacctacagagacactattagtatttagtctacaggctgtcatcacctacagagacactattagtatttagtctacaggctgtcatcacctacagagacactattagtatttagtctacaggctgtcatcacctacagagacactattagtatttagtctacaggctgtcatcacctacagagacactattagtatttagtctacaggctgtcatcacctacagagacactattagtatttagtctacaggctgtcatcacctacagagacactattagtatttagtctacaggctgtcatcacctacagagacactattagtatttagtctacaggctgtcatcacctacagagacactattagtatttagtctacaggctgtctaTTAGTATTTAgttgtcatcacctacagagacactattagtatttagtctatttagtcatcacctacagagacactattaggctgtcatcacctacagagacactattagtatttagtctacaggctgtcatcacctacagagacactattagtatttagtctacaggctgtcatcacctacagagacactgttagtatttagtctacaggctacagagacactattagtatttagtctacaggtcatcacctacagagacactattagtatttagtctacaggctgtcatcacctacagagacactattagtatttagtctacaggctgtcatcacctacagagacactattagtatttagtctacaggctgtcatcacctacagagagacactattagtatttagtctacaggctgtcattacgtcatcacctacagagacactattagtatttagtctacaggctgtcatcacttacagagagacactattagtatttagtctacaggctgtcagagacactattagtattttcTACAGgcgtcatcacctacagagacactattagtatttagtctacaggctgtcatcacctacagagacactattagtatttagtctacaggctgtcatcacctacagagacactattagtatttagtctacaggctgtcatcacctacagagacactattagtatttagtctacaggctgtcatcacctacagagagacactattagtatttagtctacaggctgtcatcacctacagagacactattagtatttagtctacaggctgtcatcacctacagagacactattagtatttagtctacaggctgtcatcacctacagagacactattagtatttagtctacaggctgtcatcacctacagagacactattagtatttagtctacaggctgtcatcacctacagagacactattagtatttagtctacaggctgtcatcacctacagagacactattagtatttagtctacaggctgtcacctacagtcatcacctacagagacactattagtatttagtctacaggctgtcatcacctacagagacactattagtatttagtctacaggctgtcagagttagtatttagtctacaggctgtcatcacctacagagacactattagtatttagtctacaggctgtcatcacctacagagacactattagtatttagtctacaggctgtcatcacctacagagacactattagtatttagtctacaggctgtcatcacctacagagacactattagtatttagtctacaggctgtcattacgtcatcacctacagagacactattagtatttagtctacaggctgtcatcacctacagagacactattagtatttagtctacaggctgtcatcacctacagagacactattagtatttagtctacaggctgtcgtTACGTcgtcacctacagagacactattagtatttagtctacaggctgtcatcacctacagagacactattagtatttagtctacaggctgtcatcacctacagagacactattagtatttagtctacaggctgtcatcacctacactattagtatttagtctacaggctgtcatcacctacagagacactattagtatttagtctacaggctgtcatcacctacagagacactattagtatttagtctacaggctgtcatcacctacagagacactattagtatttagtctacaggctgtcatcacctacagagacactattagtatttagtctacaggctgtcatcacctacagagacactattagtatttagtctacaggctgtcatcacctacagagacactattagtatttagtctacaggctgtcatcacctacagagacactattagtatttagtctacaggctgtcatcacctacagagacactattagtatttagtctacaggctgtcagagACACTATTTATTTAGTCtgtcacctacagagacactattagtatttagtctacaggctgtcatcacctacagagacactattagtatttagtctacaggctgtcatcacctacagagacactattagtatttagtctacaggctgtcgttacagagacactattagtatttagtctacaggctgtcatcacctacagagacactattagtatttagtctacaggctgtcatcacctacagagacacagagacactattagtatttagtctacaggctgtcatcacctacagagacactattagtatttagtctacaggctgtcatcacctacagagacactattagtatttagtctacaggctgtcatcacctacagagagacactattagtatttagtctacaggctgtcatcacctacagagacactattagtatttagtctacaggctgtcgttacgtcatcacctacagagacactattagtatttagtctacaggctgtcatcacctacagaaacactattagtatttagtctacaggctgtcatcacctacagagacactattagtatttagtctacaggctgtcgttacgtcatcacctacagagacactgttagtatttagtctacaggctgtcatcacctacatcacctacagagacactattagtatttagtctacaggctgtcatcacctacagagacactattagtatttagtctacaggctgtcatcacctacagagacactattagtatttagtctacaggctgtcatcacctacagagacactattagtatttagtctacaggctgtcatcacctacagagacactgttagtatttagtctacaggctgtcatcacctacagagacactattagtatttagtctacaggctgtcatcacctacagagacactattagtatttagtctacaggctgtcatcacctacagagacactattagtatttagtctacaggctgtcatcacctacagagagacactattagtatttagtctacaggctgtcatcacctacagagacactattagtatttagtctacaggctgtcatcacctacagagacactattagtatttagtctacaggctgtcatcacctacagagacactattagtagtCTACATTtagctgtcatcacctacagagacactattagtatttagtctacaggctgtcatcacctacagagacactattagtatttagtctacaggctgtcgtcacctacagagacactattagtatttagtctacaggctgtcatcacctacagagacactattagtatttagtctacaggctgtcatcacctacagagacactattagtatttagtctacaggctgtcatcacctacagagacactattagtatttagtctacaggctgtcatcacctacagagacactattagtatttagtctacaggctgtcattacgtcatcacctacagagacactattagtatttagtctacaggctgtcatcacctacagagacactattagtatttagtctacaggctgtcatcacctacagagacactattagtatttagtctacaggctgtcgttacgtcatcacctacagagacactattagtatttagtctacaggctgtcgttaggtcatcacctacagagacactattagtatttagtctacaggctgtcatcacctacagagacactattagtatttagtctacaggctgtcgttaggtcatcacctacagagacactattagtatttagtctacaggctgtcatcacctacagagacactattagtatttagtctacaggctgtcatcacctacagagacactattagtatttagtctacaggctgtcgtTACGTCGTCATTACATGTCTTTCTTCCTCTATTTATGATTCTGTCTGTCAGGAAAAGTGTAATTCatgaattaataataataataataataataataataataataataataataataataataataataataataataatataataataataataataataatattaacaataataataataataataataataataataacaataataataataataataataataataataataaatattaacaataataataataataataataataataataataataataataataatataataataataataataataataatattaataataataataataataataataataataatattaacaataataataataataataatattaacaataataataataataataataataataataataataataataataataataataataataataataataataataataataataatattaacaataataataataataataataataatattaataataataataataataataataataatactaatataataataataataataatattaacaataataataataataataataataataataataataataataataataataataataagtgtaattaatgaattaataataataataataataatattaatataataataataataataataataatataataataatataatattaataataataataagtgtaattaatgaattaataataacaataataataataataataataataataataataataataataataataataataataataataataataataataataatataataataataataataataataataataataatattataatataataatataataataataataataagtgtaattaatgaattaataataataatataataataataataataatattaatataataataataataataataataataataatattataatataataatataataataataataataataataataataataataataatataataataataatataataataataataataataataataataataataataataataataataataataataataataataataataaataataataataataataataataatataataataataataataataataataagtgtaATTAATAATTAATGTATTTATTGTCTGTGTTTGCCGTCAGGTGTTTGAGAGCTCCCCCGGGGCGAAACCCAAACGTTCCATCGTGTTGCTAGGCAACGCCGGCATGGGCAAAAGCACGCTCATCAAGAAGCTCTGCGTTGATTGGTCCGACGGCCTCCTGCCTCAGTTTGACTTTGTGTTCCTACTGGACGGTAAGGCTCTGACCCTCCCCCCTGAGCCGACCTACAGCCTTCGGTCCCTCCTCCTACACCTCTCCTGCCCCCACCCGCGGGATGTCTTCAGTCAGGTCCTCTCTGTCCCGGAGCGTGTGCTGGTGATATTCGATGGCTTCGAGGTGGTGCGTGACTTGGAGGGGCTGCTTCAGTCTCCAGCGGATGACAGTGAAGGGGAGAACTACAGCGTTAGACAGTTGTTCTCTGGTCTGCTCCAAAGGAAGCTGCTACCAGGctgctctctgctcctctctgcccgACCACGAGGCACCGTCAGTGGGCTGCTGAGACGGGCTGACAGCCTCCTGGAACTCTCTGGCTTCTCCCCTCCGGACATCGAGAGATACCTGGGACAATACTTCTCTGGACAGTCCCTAGAGGCCCCAACCTCAGTCCCAGACTCAATCCCAGTCCCAACCTCAGtctcagtcccagtcccagtcccagtcccagtctcagtcccagtcccagtcccagtcccagtcccagtcccagtcccagtcccagtcccagtcccagtcccagtcccagtcccagtcccagtctcagtccCAGTCCTAGCCCTCACCAGGCTCCACAGCCAGCCGttccttctgtctgtgtgttggaacCCAGCTCTGTGTCACATGGTCTGTCTGCTTCTAGAACACTGGGATGTTTCTGAGTCACTCCCCTCCACGCTGACTGGACTGTGTTACAGGGTGTTGCTACTAAAGATGAGACGACACACCCTTAAACACACACTCGGTCAAACCCTACCCCAAACTCAAACCcaggcacacactcacacccttaaacacacacacggtCAAACCCTACCCCAAACTCAAACCcaggcacacactcacaccctTAAACACAGTCAAAAacacaccctgaaacacacacacggtcaAACCCTACCCCAAACTCAAACCCAGGCACACACTCACAGCCTTAAATACACACACGGTCAAACCCTACCCCAAACTCAAACCcaggcacacactcacaccctgaaacacacacacggtcaAACCCTACCCCAAACTCAAACCcaggcacacactcacaccctTAAACACAGTCAAAAACACGTCCTTAAACACACACGCAACTGGACACGAGCGTATATCCGCACTCGCTCTCACACTCAATCCCAAATTCAATTAGAAGACgagaagaggaggatagagacgagagaggaggaagagagggaggagaagaatgaggagggagagagaaagagggaggagggagagaaagagagagaggagatgagggaggaggaagagagagagagggaggagggagaggaagagagagaggaagagaacaggtgCGTTCTGTCAGAGTTGAGCGGTCTGGCTTGGCAGGGGGTTAAAGGTCATTCatctctcctgaccctgactctggACAATACCGTCTGTGTCAAGCTGCGGTTGTTTGGCCTGACGACTGGACTGGTCCATTCTCACTGGCTGAGGGGGGAGCAGGGCAGAGATGGTGACAACATCCTGTCCTGGGCCCACCCTTTCCTGCAAAGCTTCCTGGGCGGGGCCCACCTGTCCGTCTCCAGCTGTGTGTCTGACCGCGCTCTGCTGGCCCAGATCCTACCACAGGTAGAATGACTGTTTTCTATTGAAACTCTGTCTGTCCATAATTCCCTCTGTAGACTATGACCTGAACCAGCCCCTCCTTCTAGCTCGGACTCTGCTGATTATTGAGGGAAATGGTTCTTTTCTatgtctgtgatatgtggttgtccctcaCAGCTTCCTGAAGATTAATGAACTGACaggaagtggctctggataagagtgtctgccaaATGACTAACGTGTCAATGTACtcctgttctactctattctgttctactctactctgttctactctactctgttctactctgttctactctactctgttctactctgttctactctattctgt
Proteins encoded in this region:
- the LOC124020023 gene encoding LOW QUALITY PROTEIN: MHC class II transactivator-like (The sequence of the model RefSeq protein was modified relative to this genomic sequence to represent the inferred CDS: inserted 1 base in 1 codon), which gives rise to MCQEMEAGLSLASHYVDVRLVQRQILIGSGKNTSKCLEKDLVVIGDAERRRGSLARSQVFESSPGAKPKRSIVLLGNAGMGKSTLIKKLCVDWSDGLLPQFDFVFLLDGKALTLPPEPTYSLRSLLLHLSCPHPRDVFSQVLSVPERVLVIFDGFEVVRDLEGLLQSPADDSEGENYSVRQLFSGLLQRKLLPGCSLLLSARPRGTVSGLLRRADSLLELSGFSPPDIERYLGQYFSGQSLEAPTSVPDSIPVPTSVSVPVPVPVPVSVPVPVPVPVPVPVPVPVPVPVPVPVPVPVSVPVLALTRLHSQPFLLSVCWNPALCHMVCLLLEHWDVSESLPSTLTGLCYRVLLLKMRRHTLKHTLGQTLPQTQTQAHTHTLKHTHGQTLPQTQTQAHTHTLKHSQKHTLKHTHGQTLPQTQTQAHTHSLKYTHGQTLPQTQTQAHTHTLKHTHGQTLPQTQTQAHTHTLKHSQKHVLKHTRNWTRAYIRTRSHTQSQIQLEDEKRRIETREEEEREEKNEEGERKREEGEKEREEMREEEEREREEGEEEREEENRCVLSELSGLAWQGVKGHSSLLTLTLDNTVCVKLRLFGLTTGLVHSHWLRGEQGRDGDNILSWAHPFLQSFLGGAHLSVSSCVSDRALLAQILPQPRGRRRPQGECLDLAQRFAVGLLFRNNADLRDLATLDTGAMKVVAAKRAAVILHLESLHHGDLSPARLLEACHCVYETGDVRLVRHLVRNLPEVLSFQGVPLCPADAFVVWNLLDQCRTLRRRFCLGLEDTGLRMTGLKLLTGLSNIHSYRACIADTITLWEELEQSGEEELLKATVSKLTLNPFRATQVSHVQHLSTLVNIHTSRRLSESQSDGVLGEGLPAVRDLHKLEFELGPVNGPLALPKLLELLPALHSLHHLDLENSRLGDSGAEGLAGAVLSLSSLQIINLSQNCIGDQGIESLAPALSTIPSLHCLSLYSNVISDXGAESLAAVLPQMTSLSDLDVKYNSFTALGAQNLASSLRDCPWIKSLGMWNVCIPYGVLERLQQQDPRIQLL